The nucleotide sequence AAATCTGGAAGAAGATTCTATTTCATTAGTGGTATTATCTTTTTATTTTACAGTATTTTAATAACTTACTCCACGATTTCAACTGGGACATTCTTCGTTGGACATGAGCTTATTTTTATAGGTATGACTGTAATGTGTTTTTGCTTATCATATTTATTTCCTCAGTTCAAAGAAAATGACGAACGAGCTAAAACAATTCGAGAAAAAGGGATTTACCTTGGTTATTTTTTCACTTTAGGATATATGGTTATTGTTATGTTGTTGTTTCAATTTCAACTGCTTGAGCTAAATGGTTATCAGACGGTCTGTTTGTTAGCAACTTCCGTCATCATTACCGTTTTTATTTCGTTTGTAGTTTTGTCCAAGCGATACTAATAAAGGTCCCCAATAAATCTTTATCCCTTAATCCACTTTGATTTCCTATTTTCAAAGTGGATTGTTTTACATTCCAACTCAAATATATACCAAAAAGACATGAGTATCCGTTGTACTCATGCCTTGTTTGAGCCAATTCTTTAGCCTTTATTGTAATGCCTTTACAACGTTTATAATTTCTTCATAAGGAGTATTTTCAACCCCATTAAAGTCTTTTACAACAACTCCATTTTGATCAATTACATAAAATTTCGTCCCGTGAATCACTTGATCGTTATTTTTAGGTTTTTGAACTATGGCTTTAAAGCTACTAACAGCAAATTCTTCAATCGTTTCTTGATCATAACCCGTTAAAAAATGCCAATTATCAAATGATAAATCATAATTACGAGCAAACTCTTTCAATTTCTCGGGCGTATCGACTTCAGGATCAACACTAAACGAAACAAACTCAACATCTACACCCGCTTCTTCCGCTTCTTGTTGCAGCTTCGTCATATGCGCTGTCATTGGCGGACAAACCGTTTCACAGTTTGTAAAAATAAAATCAGCTATCCATACTTTCCCTTTCAAATCTTCTAGCGAAACTGAATCTCCGTTTTGGTTTGTAAACGTAAAGGGTTCGACTTCATAATTGAGAGCACCTTCAATTTTTCCTCCCCCACCGCAAGCAGTTAGGAAAATGAGCATGAAAAACGCGATGACGCTTAAACCTTTTTTCATCGTATGTACACCTTTCTTAATTGAATTTCTGATAAAAGTTTAGCAAAAAATTGGTACAAAATGAAAGTTTTTCGATTTCGTTCATAAAAATTTCACGGAATAAATCGTATTTTCTTTTCCCCGTTTTATGATAAAGTATATTTGTGAGAAAAATATGAATTATAGGTGATCCTAATGAAGAAAATTGTTATTTCATCCTTACTTCTTTCCGTTACATTATTAACCGGATGTCAACAAAATCATGATGATTCTAGTCATATAACCCATTTATCAAATGGAGATATAAGAGAAGTTACCGTATCCGTTGATGAGTTGCCAACATTTCTTGACCATCAACCTGAACAAGTACAAACGATTTATCGTTTAGCTGCCAAGCATGAGGAACTTCTTCGATCCATTCCTTGCTATTGCGGTTGTGCGGAATCCGCTAATCACCGTGATAATTTTGAATGCTTTGTACATGAAATAAATGAGAATGGTGAAATTGTTTGGGATGATCACGGGACAAAATGTAATGTCTGTCTTGAAATTGCGGCAAATTCAATCGTTTTATATGAGGAAGGAAAATCTGTGAAAGAAATTCGTTCAGAAATTGATAATCGCTATGAAAATGGCTACGCGAAGCCAACACCTACACCTGAAGTTTAATTGTATATTGTAGCATAACAATCGTTAGTAATGCCACATCCCTTAAATAAACTATTTTTGCTTAATAAAGGTTAAAAAAGCTTGGAATAAATCCAAGCTTTTTTAATATTTTCATAAAGATTGAACGAGAAGCTTATTTACTTGTCCAAGTCACTTTCGTAAACAAGGATATCACCAGGTTGACAATCTAAAGCTTTACAAATTGCTTCTAATGTAGAAAATCTTATTGCTTTTGCCTTTCCATTTTTCAAAATCGAAAGGTTTGACATTGTGATACCAACCTTTTCTGATAGCTCTGTGACACTCATTTTTCTTTTCGCTAACATTACATCAATATTAATTATTATAGGCATTGCTTTCCCCTCAAACTGTCAACTCATTTTCTAATTTAATATCTAAGGCACTTTTTAATAATTTTTGTAGAATCGCAGTAAAAGCAGCGATTACAAAGGAAGTTAAAACAATTAGTATACCCATTATTGCTATCCCAGGATGTAAAGCACTTTGAGATATTAAAATAATTGCTCCAAATACATATAAGATACTAATAGCAATTGCGCTAACAATGATATAATTCAAAGCCTGTACAGACAATTCCAAAAAGGCACGCCCTTCCTCAATATACTTTAAAATTTTAAAAGCCTGATACAATGCAAAAAAGAACGGTAAAGCCGTTACATATATACCCATCAAAACAGGATATTGTAGATGAGAATATTCTGGAAACATATTTACAGTGTTTTCAGACAACCAAGGTAACCAAAATATGCTCAAAGTCAGTATTGTTAACCCAATCGTGAACAATGTCAGCTTTAAAAAGGTCGTTGTAATATGCTTCATAAATTTACCCCTCCTCAACTTATTATCCAAATTTTAGCATGACTATTTATCGTTTTATAACAAATATTTACCTTTTTTCAATAAATAATAACTTTTTCCAATCAAAAAAATTCTTTCAAAGATTTTTTTCATCGAAGGCTGTTTTTGTTTAGATTTTTGCTTTTTCAGACATCTTTAAAATGAATTTTTCACAATGCGCTACAGGCACTTACTTTTCGCGGGGAAGAAGCCGCCCCCCCTCGGCATGCGCCTCCTTTGATGTCTCGCTCTTTTCCCTACATCCCATAAGTCATGTAGTTCCATACAATGGGAAAGACGATTCTCAACAATGTATTTTATACACATTAAAAGTAATAATCATTTAGAAAAGAGCCATTAAGAAAGGGTCGCATCTAAAACAAAAAAAGACGAAACCATTTTGATTTCGTCTTCTAAAGTATTGTACGAATTTCACTAAACAGAGCCTCCAATCGCTCCTTTATGCATTATGCTGTAAAATTTGCGGCTGATAAATTGCTTCGTAATCGGGCCATTTTAATATTTTCTTTAAGTACTCTTTGAATGAATATACATTTTTCGGTCTTACTTCCTTATCAATGGTCCGAATAAACGATTCGAGTCGAATCGTAATCATGAAACGGTAAGAGCTATCTTCCTCCAATACTGGAATGTCAATAATTTTCACCTTCTGTCCATTATTCGTTTTGAACTCTAGGCTTTTTAATAACAAATTATCAATCCTCTTTTTTAACCCGTTTCCTTTATTATACCGAATGTTTTCAACGAAGTATGTAGATTTTTGTCACTTTAAAAATTTTTTAAAGAGGTTTAATACACTCTACCGAATTATTTTTTGGAGAGTTTACAATGGAGGAAACTTCGTACTTTTTCATTTTTTCTGCTGCATATGGTTTTAACAAAGCTTGCAATTGACTCCATTCTCTATTTTCAGGCGAAAGCCATTCGCTTATCGTTTGTTCATCTAAGATAGCAGGCATCCGATTATGCACGGATTCGACTAGTTGATTCGGTGGTGTTGTGATAATCGTACATGTGTACACTGTTTGCCCTTCTCTTTGATATCGATCCCAAAGCCCAGCGAATGCAAAAGGTTTGCCGTCATTGAACATAAACCGAATGGGCTTCTTTTTCCCATCTTCCCTTTTCCATTCATAAAAGCTGTCCGCTAATATTACACATCGATTTCGATTTAAATGGCGGAAGCTTCGTTTTTCATTCAATGTTTCACTTCGAGCATTAATAAATGGTTTCATTTTTGTCGGGTCTGCCCATCTTGGAATAAGCCCCCACTGCAGCAGGCCGGCTTTTCGTTTTCCTTTCGATTCAATGACCGATAATACCTTTTGTGAAGGAGCAATATTATAGCTTTTTTCATAAGCATCCGCCACAAATTCGTTAATGGCAAACAATTGAGCCAATTCTGTCGGATCAACTGTTAATGTAAATCGTCCACACAAAGAGTTTTTCCTCCTTTAGATGAGTAAGTGAAATAGATTGCTATCTTTATTCACTTCTTTAAACGGGAATCCTTTTTGTTTCATTCGTTCGATGAGTCCCACGTAATCTTCACGATTTGTTAACTCTATTCCAACTAATGCTGGTCCACTATCTTTATTATTTTTCTTTGTATATTCAAATCGTGTAATATCATCTGATGGACCTAGAACTTCATCTAAAAATTCACGCAGTGCTCCTGCACGCTGTGGAAAGTTAACAATAAAATAATGTTGTAACCCTTCGTACAATAAGGATCGCTCCTTAATTTCTTGCATTCTTCCAATATCATTATTCCCACCACTTAAAATACATACAACCGTTTTGCCTTTAATTTTTTCTTTGTAAAAATCAAGTGCCGCAATCGGTAACGCACCTGCAGGTTCGGCAACTATGGCATTTTCATTATATAAATTCAAGATTGTCGTGCAAATTTTCCCTTCTGGCACAAGAACAATATCATCGACTAGCTCGGATATGATGGAAAATGGCATGTCACCAACACGTTGGACAGCTGCTCCATCTACAAACTTATCAATTTCTGAAAGTGTAACAACTTCATTTGCTTCTAATGATTTCTTCATGGATGGTGCTCCTTCTGGTTCAACTCCGATCAACTGAGTGGAAGGTGACACACTTTTAAAATACGTTCCAACACCTGATAGGAGCCCGCCGCCACCGATACTCGCAAACAAATAATCAATCGGTTCTTCACAATCATTTAATATTTCAATAGCCGTCGTACCTTGACCGCTAATAACATCAAAGTCATCGAACGGATGAATAAACGTTCTTTGCTCTTCTTCAGCACATTCGAGCGCTTTTTTATAAGCATCATCGTACGTATCACCAAATAAAATGACTTCCACCATCTTCTTCCCATGGCGCTTTACTTGCATTACTTTTTGATTTGGTGTCGTTGTTGGCATAAAAACTTTCCCATGAATATTTAACGCCTCGCACGAATAGGCAAAGCCTTGAGCATGATTACCTGCACTCGCACAAACAACACCATTCTTTGTTTCTTCTTTCGTTAGCTGTTTCATTTTATTATAAGCTCCACGAATTTTAAACGATCGAACAACTTGTAAATCTTCACGTTTAATATAAACATTCGCTTCGTATTTTTCCGAAAGAGTTTCGTTTTTTTCTAAAGGTGTATGAATGGCTACATCCTTTACTGCTTGATGAGCTTTCAAAATATCTTCAACTTGTACAGTTACGTTTTGATCCGTCAATTGCTTCATTGTACACCCCTACCTTACACGTGTCTTTTAATTTGTACATTATAACACGAATTTTCTAAAAATAAAGAGTTCATTGATATTTTTTACAAAAAAATATCAAATTTTATCCATTTTGAGCCCTTTCAATTGGAATATTACTCACATAATTGATTCTCCTTTCCCTTTAAGTTCTTCATCTTAAGAGCAACTTTGTGCTTTAAACTAAAAAAGTGTTAAAGATCTGTTTGACCTTTAACACTTTTCATGATTAGTTTTCTTTTCGCTCATAAACAGCAAATCGATGTGGATAGCGATTTTTGTCGTCTACAACTCCCTCTTTCACCGATTTAAGAACCCATTCTTCTTTTCGTAACGGAGGGAAATACGTATCTCCATCAAACTCTCCTTCAATTTCCGTTATGTAAAGGCGTGAAACGTAAGGAAGAAACTCTTGAAAGACAACCGATCCCCCAATCACAAAAAATTGAGCTACTTGATCTGAATGGATGCGATCTAAGCATTGTTCAATTGAATGATAAACCGTACATCCTTCTACCGAATAAGATGGATTTGATGTTAATATGATGTTTTCTCTTCCAGGTAACGGTTTACCTATCGACTCAAACGTTTTACGACCCATGATGATTTTATGGCCGGTCGTCACTTCCTTGAAATATTTTAAATCAGCAGGTAAGTGCCACGGTAAATCGTTGTTTTTTCCGATTAGGCGATTTTTATCCATAGCAACGATTAGCGATATCACGACATTCGCCTCCTATTACACCGCAACGGGTGCTTTTATTGTTGGATGGGGATCATATCCCTCTAATTGAATATCTTCTAAGTCAAAATCAAATACTGAGTTCTTCTCACTATTTAACGTAAGTTTCGGGAATGCTTTCGGATTTCGTTTCAATTGTGTTTCCACTTGATCGATGTGATTTAAATATATGTGCGCATCTCCTAGCGTATGGATAAACTCCCCTACTTCTAATCCACACTCATGCGCGATTAAATGTGTAAGAAGTGCATAACTTGCGATGTTAAACGGAATTCCTAAGAAAATGTCTCCACTACGTTGATACAATTGGCAACTTAATTTTCCATCCAACACATAAAATTGAAACATCGTATGGCATGGAGGTAATGCCATCGAAGGAACAAACTCAGGTGACCATGCAGATACGATTAAACGACGTGAGTTCGGATTCACCTTTATTTGCTCAATGACATCTTTAATTTGGTCAATCGTTTCTCCTTTAGTTGTTTCCCATGCACGCCATTGCTTTCCGTATACAGGACCAAGTTCGCCATATTTTTGGGCAAATTCATCATCTGTTAAAATACGCTCTTTGAATTTTTCCAATTCATCTTCATAAATGGTATTAAATTCAGAGTCTTGTTGACTCCGAATACCGAAATTCGTCATATCCGGTCCATTATACTCATCGCTTTCCACCCAATTTTTAAACGCCCATTCGTTCCAAATATTATTGTTATGTTTTAATAAATACTGGATGTTCGTATCCCCTTTTAAAAACCATAGCAATTCACTCGCCACTAACCGAAAAGGGATACGTTTTGTCGTTAATAGCGGAAAACCCTTCTGTAAGTCAAATCTCATTTGATAACCAAACGTTGAAATTGTACCAGTACCTGTTCGGTCCTCTTTTTTAATTCCATTCTTTAAAACATGTTTACATAAATCCAAGTAAGCATACTCAGGATGCTCCATCTACTTCACTCCTTCGCTTCACATAAAAAAGGCTACTTTTTGTAATCTACGTTGTGGAAAAAAGAACGAAATAAAGTCTCATTCTACTCACAACAATCATTTACAAAAAGCGCCTCCCCTCTTCATGACTGAAAACGTGCTCTTTAAAAATGGCAACGGTCAGTCAACAATCTCTATCCATTTTAACAAAGTCGCGTTAGAATATCACATGTTTTCAATGTTCAATATTAGCTGTTCCATATACTCAAAAGTTAAAGGGGCCTTCGATTCCAAATAAGTGCGTGATTCATCACTCTTATAATACAAGGCAAAGCTTTCAGCAAAATACTCTTCAGGAAAACGATGAAAATAAGAATGATTCGGGAAGAGTGTTGTCGCTTCTTCTTGCCATACAGCTAAAAATAATGGGTCTAACCGCACATACGAGAAAACATATTTATCTAACGAGTGTGCGAACTCATGAAGTTCGAGTGCAATTGATCCATGTCCTTTCCCCATTTCACTATGACCAATTTTCGCATAAACAATTTTGCCTCCACCTATTCCAGGTACGAAATCCCAGCTCGGGTCTGCTTTAGAGTATCCTCTCGGAAGCTTTCCTTTAAGTGTTAACATTTCAGCTTGATCCGTTAGTTTTCCTTGGAATAGTTTTATTTTGATTCCAGCCTCTTCTGCTTTTACTAATATTGAGGTATGAATCTGACTAATATGTTGAATCATGTTTATCGCTTCTTCTTCAGGAAAGTGCTCGTAAGGTACATAAATAAGATTGCTTACAGTGTGTGGAGTAAATGGATGGCTAAATTGCTTAAATGTATATTCAGAAAGTGGGATTCCAATTGGGAATCGTTCATCTTGATCGATTAATAGGAGAGCTGAACATAAGATAAGGATAATGAATCCAGTCTTTTTCATATGAAGCCCCCTTATCCTCGTATTCTTATCTATTATTCTACCAAAAACGATTTGACAAACTTTCAAGAAAATAAAGGAAAAAAATAAAAGGGGCTGCCCAAAAGCACAGTCCCTCTTTTATCATAAATTAAATTCGATTAATCTCATCCGATGGCGGACGCTTTCCACGGGCACGGCCTCAGCCTCCTCGACTCGCATGCTCGTCTGTGGGGTCTTCGTCTCGTGCTGTTCCCGCAGGAGTTGCGGCGACCATTCTTTCGATCAAAACCAATTGGAGATATAGAAACTACTTTTCGCTACCTTTATTCTATTTAAAGAACTATTAGACAGCCTCTTTAATAGAATCATTGTTTATTATTCTAACCAATGAACTTTATGCTTTGCTTACGATCTTGCTCGTCTTGATGATGGTGAGCGATTCGACTTGCAGCCGCCGCCGCTATAGCAGCAACTAAATCGTCTAGAAACGTATTAACTTGTCCATCTTTCTTCAAATCTAAATCTTTAATAATACCGAATTTTTCTTTATCTAAATAACCAAAGTTCGTAAAGCCAATCGAGCCATAAACGTTTATGATTGAAAGCGGAATGATTTCATCGATACCATACAATGGCTCGTCACTTTCAACTAACTGTTGTAGCGGTTCCGGTAAAAGCCCTTGTTCTGCCAATTGATCCAATGCAATCCCAGTAAGAATAGCATGAACAATTTCCCTTTTATTCAAGACACGTTCAATGTTTTCAACACATTCTTCCAATGTTAAATCAGGTATGTATTTCGTTTGAAGCTGAAGAACGATGTTCGCAATGTCTTCGATTTGAACCCCTCTTTCATTAAGCATTTCCTTTGATTTCTTCACCATCTCTTGCAATGTGTAGGCGTTCATCCTTTTCACTCCATTTCTTAATGTGTCATCCATTTCGGTGGTGTGTTATAATCCCAAAATATCGATCCGAGTTCATAATGTGTTGAAAAGTGATCATGGTAAGTATGATAATGAAAATTAAACCAATATCCTTCTTGAGGTGGATGGTCAATGCGAACATGGAATCGTAATAAATCTTGTCCTGTTTTTTCATCGTAAAGATGAAAAATTTTCTCTCCTCTTCCACCTGATGGATTGTTGGATAACACGAGTTGGTCAAAGTGTTCCTCCTCTTGCAAAAACGTATGGATTTCCTCCTCCATTTTCGGAAAGATGACTGCGTTGAACTCTTCTTCAATCTGTGGCCCAATCTTCCCACCAAATTTTTCGAACGATTGGAGTTTCGCTTGTTCCAAAATAATATGAGCAAAGTCTTCATGTTTTTGCTCTTCGAAAGATTCTGAAACTACTACATTCGCTAACGTAGATTCAGATGATTCTTGCGAATGCGTAGAGGTATTTGGGTAGTTCTCATCCGCAGTAAGCGCAGCAGGAGGCGTCACGAGACCAAACGTCGCAATCGTAAATAATGCAACGAGTGATTTCCTAACCCACTTATTCATTTTTCTTCCTCTTTCTCTTCTATTTGTTTATTATTCTATCATACAATTTTGAAAGATATATGAATATTTGCTTAAAACCTAACCTGAATTCTTTACACCCCTTTTACAAGTTCGTTAAAAAGGGTAAAATAAGAGGGCAAGAACTGATGGGGAGGGAATAGCATGTACGAATCATTATTTGTTGTCGCTAGCTTCATCACACTCGCTTATTTAATTGTGATGGAAATTACGGATTAATCTCGAAGTATTACTGATTATTTTTTACATAAAGAAAGAAGGCTCTTTTCTAAAGCATTGTTGACTTAGTACATTGTCCAAAATCGTATTTACACGATGTAACGGAGCGGGAGACACATGACTCCTGAGGGATGTTGATTGAAGCAAGTGTTTGGATTGAAATGTCCAGAGTTCTTTTTTAAAAATGCCTGAAATAGCAACAATCTATACGAAAACAGCCAAAAAGAAAAACTCATGGATGTGTTCATTCCATGAGTTTTTCCTTTACGAGCGCTTTTGCTTTTTTTGGGCAGAGTCTTTTTTAACTCCTGTTTCAAATGTTGTCGTCCCTTGACCTTCAACTTGTGAAGATGAAAGGCCGATTGTTGATGGGTCTTTTTTGCGTTTAGCCATCTTAACACCTCCCATCATTATGTTTTCCGCTATCTCCTTGTTTACTCTACTTTTTTTCCCAAACTCCATAATGAAACTTTGACGTTTTCCGAACCATTTGCTTTAGTTCAAATGTTTGAAATCGCTTGGAACGAAAGTGATCTTTTAATACAACTCTTTTTTTCGCCACTCGTTTCGCTTCCTTCATTACTTCCTCGTGTACGTCATCATACGAAGCAAATTGCCTTATGCCTGAGAGCCCTTGAGATGTATCAATCGTTTCTTGAAACATCGGATCGAGGTAAACGACATCGAAAGATTCGTTTTCTAGTTTTTTCAAATAAGTCAGATGGTCTTCATGTACAACATTGATTCGTCTCATCGCATCATTTAGTGGCTGTAAATCCGTTTCACAAGCTTGAAGTCCATA is from Bacillus kexueae and encodes:
- a CDS encoding SCO family protein; translated protein: MKKGLSVIAFFMLIFLTACGGGGKIEGALNYEVEPFTFTNQNGDSVSLEDLKGKVWIADFIFTNCETVCPPMTAHMTKLQQEAEEAGVDVEFVSFSVDPEVDTPEKLKEFARNYDLSFDNWHFLTGYDQETIEEFAVSSFKAIVQKPKNNDQVIHGTKFYVIDQNGVVVKDFNGVENTPYEEIINVVKALQ
- a CDS encoding PCYCGC domain-containing protein is translated as MKKIVISSLLLSVTLLTGCQQNHDDSSHITHLSNGDIREVTVSVDELPTFLDHQPEQVQTIYRLAAKHEELLRSIPCYCGCAESANHRDNFECFVHEINENGEIVWDDHGTKCNVCLEIAANSIVLYEEGKSVKEIRSEIDNRYENGYAKPTPTPEV
- a CDS encoding helix-turn-helix domain-containing protein, with translation MPIIINIDVMLAKRKMSVTELSEKVGITMSNLSILKNGKAKAIRFSTLEAICKALDCQPGDILVYESDLDK
- a CDS encoding DUF2975 domain-containing protein, giving the protein MKHITTTFLKLTLFTIGLTILTLSIFWLPWLSENTVNMFPEYSHLQYPVLMGIYVTALPFFFALYQAFKILKYIEEGRAFLELSVQALNYIIVSAIAISILYVFGAIILISQSALHPGIAIMGILIVLTSFVIAAFTAILQKLLKSALDIKLENELTV
- a CDS encoding DUF2535 family protein; translation: MLLKSLEFKTNNGQKVKIIDIPVLEEDSSYRFMITIRLESFIRTIDKEVRPKNVYSFKEYLKKILKWPDYEAIYQPQILQHNA
- a CDS encoding SOS response-associated peptidase; the protein is MCGRFTLTVDPTELAQLFAINEFVADAYEKSYNIAPSQKVLSVIESKGKRKAGLLQWGLIPRWADPTKMKPFINARSETLNEKRSFRHLNRNRCVILADSFYEWKREDGKKKPIRFMFNDGKPFAFAGLWDRYQREGQTVYTCTIITTPPNQLVESVHNRMPAILDEQTISEWLSPENREWSQLQALLKPYAAEKMKKYEVSSIVNSPKNNSVECIKPL
- the ilvA gene encoding threonine ammonia-lyase IlvA: MKQLTDQNVTVQVEDILKAHQAVKDVAIHTPLEKNETLSEKYEANVYIKREDLQVVRSFKIRGAYNKMKQLTKEETKNGVVCASAGNHAQGFAYSCEALNIHGKVFMPTTTPNQKVMQVKRHGKKMVEVILFGDTYDDAYKKALECAEEEQRTFIHPFDDFDVISGQGTTAIEILNDCEEPIDYLFASIGGGGLLSGVGTYFKSVSPSTQLIGVEPEGAPSMKKSLEANEVVTLSEIDKFVDGAAVQRVGDMPFSIISELVDDIVLVPEGKICTTILNLYNENAIVAEPAGALPIAALDFYKEKIKGKTVVCILSGGNNDIGRMQEIKERSLLYEGLQHYFIVNFPQRAGALREFLDEVLGPSDDITRFEYTKKNNKDSGPALVGIELTNREDYVGLIERMKQKGFPFKEVNKDSNLFHLLI
- a CDS encoding dihydrofolate reductase, whose protein sequence is MISLIVAMDKNRLIGKNNDLPWHLPADLKYFKEVTTGHKIIMGRKTFESIGKPLPGRENIILTSNPSYSVEGCTVYHSIEQCLDRIHSDQVAQFFVIGGSVVFQEFLPYVSRLYITEIEGEFDGDTYFPPLRKEEWVLKSVKEGVVDDKNRYPHRFAVYERKEN
- a CDS encoding thymidylate synthase, whose protein sequence is MEHPEYAYLDLCKHVLKNGIKKEDRTGTGTISTFGYQMRFDLQKGFPLLTTKRIPFRLVASELLWFLKGDTNIQYLLKHNNNIWNEWAFKNWVESDEYNGPDMTNFGIRSQQDSEFNTIYEDELEKFKERILTDDEFAQKYGELGPVYGKQWRAWETTKGETIDQIKDVIEQIKVNPNSRRLIVSAWSPEFVPSMALPPCHTMFQFYVLDGKLSCQLYQRSGDIFLGIPFNIASYALLTHLIAHECGLEVGEFIHTLGDAHIYLNHIDQVETQLKRNPKAFPKLTLNSEKNSVFDFDLEDIQLEGYDPHPTIKAPVAV
- a CDS encoding anthrax toxin lethal factor-related metalloendopeptidase — translated: MKKTGFIILILCSALLLIDQDERFPIGIPLSEYTFKQFSHPFTPHTVSNLIYVPYEHFPEEEAINMIQHISQIHTSILVKAEEAGIKIKLFQGKLTDQAEMLTLKGKLPRGYSKADPSWDFVPGIGGGKIVYAKIGHSEMGKGHGSIALELHEFAHSLDKYVFSYVRLDPLFLAVWQEEATTLFPNHSYFHRFPEEYFAESFALYYKSDESRTYLESKAPLTFEYMEQLILNIENM
- a CDS encoding phosphatidylglycerophosphatase A, producing the protein MNAYTLQEMVKKSKEMLNERGVQIEDIANIVLQLQTKYIPDLTLEECVENIERVLNKREIVHAILTGIALDQLAEQGLLPEPLQQLVESDEPLYGIDEIIPLSIINVYGSIGFTNFGYLDKEKFGIIKDLDLKKDGQVNTFLDDLVAAIAAAAASRIAHHHQDEQDRKQSIKFIG
- a CDS encoding YpjP family protein, producing the protein MNKWVRKSLVALFTIATFGLVTPPAALTADENYPNTSTHSQESSESTLANVVVSESFEEQKHEDFAHIILEQAKLQSFEKFGGKIGPQIEEEFNAVIFPKMEEEIHTFLQEEEHFDQLVLSNNPSGGRGEKIFHLYDEKTGQDLLRFHVRIDHPPQEGYWFNFHYHTYHDHFSTHYELGSIFWDYNTPPKWMTH
- a CDS encoding YuzL family protein; the protein is MAKRKKDPSTIGLSSSQVEGQGTTTFETGVKKDSAQKKQKRS